One window of Bos indicus isolate NIAB-ARS_2022 breed Sahiwal x Tharparkar chromosome 18, NIAB-ARS_B.indTharparkar_mat_pri_1.0, whole genome shotgun sequence genomic DNA carries:
- the LOC139177233 gene encoding leukocyte immunoglobulin-like receptor subfamily A member 6 isoform X2 translates to MAPVLPALLCLGLSVGLRTQVQAGTLPKPTIWAEPGSVVPRGSSVTIWCQGSPGAQEFHLDKEGSLILWDRQKPLEPRDKARFSIQHMGQDHAGSYRCYYSTPTGWSERSDPLELVVTGSYSKPSLSALPSPVVTSGGNVTLQCGSRQGFNRFLLTKEGEDESSWTLDGEQRPDGQTQALFPVGPVTPGHGWTFRCYSFYRDTPRVWSAPSDPVELLVSGQSGKPSLLTPQGPVITSGQNLTLQCRSDVSYTRFALSKEGEQDLPQRPAQRSQGRLAQADFPLGPVGTVHGGRYRCYGGHGLSSEWSAPSEPLELLVAGEEPAGRLRDRPSLSVRPGPSVAPGETVTLLCQSGDRTDTFLLSKEGAAHRPLRLRSQDQDGRYQAEFSLSPVTSAHGGTYRCYGSLSTDPYLLSQPSEPLALVVSALAAQDYRVQNLTRMGLAASVLLLLGVLLCQAWHDHGGARNMAWS, encoded by the exons ATGGCCCCCGTGCTTCCCGCCCTTCTCTGCCTCG GACTGAGTGTGGGCCTGAGGACCCAGGTGCAGGCCG GGACCCTCCCCAAACCCACCATCTGGGCTGAGCCAGGCTCTGTGGTCCCCAGGGGTAGCTCCGTGACCATCTGGTGTCAGGGGTCCCCGGGGGCCCAGGAGTTCCATCTGGATAAAGAGGGAAGCCTGATTCTCTGGGACAGACAGAAACCCCTGGAGCCCCGGGACAAGGCCAGGTTCTCCATCCAACACATGGGACAGGACCATGCAGGGAGCTATCGGTGCTACTACAGCACCCCCACTGGCTGGTCAGAGCGCAGTGACCCCCTGGAGCTGGTGGTGACAG GATCCTACAGCAAACCCAGCCTCTCAGCCCTACCGAGCCCTGTGGTGACGTCGGGAGGGAACGTGACCCTCCAGTGTGGCTCCCGTCAGGGATTTAACAGATTCCTTCTGACGAAGGAAGGAGAAGACGAGTCCTCTTGGACCCTGGATGGAGAGCAACGGCCTGACGGGCAGACCCAGGCCCTGTTCCCTGTGGGCCCTGTGACTCCTGGGCACGGGTGGACGTTCAGATGCTACAGCTTTTACAGGGACACCCCCAGGGTGTGGTCAGCCCCCAGCGACCCTGTGGAGCTCCTGGTCTCAG GGCagtctgggaagccctccctcctGACCCCGCAGGGCCCTGTCATCACCTCTGGACAGAACCTGACCCTCCAGTGTCGCTCTGACGTCAGCTACACCAGATTCGCTCTGTCCAAGGAGGGAGAACAGGACCTCCCCCAGCGCCCTGCTCAGAGGTCCCAGGGGAGGCTCGCTCAGGCCGACTTCCCCCTGGGCCCGGTGGGCACCGTCCACGGGGGCCGGTACAGATGCTACGGTGGACACGGCCTCTCCTCCGAGTGGTCGGCCCCCAGCGAGCCCCTGGAGCTGCTGGTGGCAGGAGAAGAGCCAGCAG GACGGCTCAGAGACAGACCCTCCCTCTCGGTGCGGCCGGGCCCCTCGGTGGCCCCGGGGGAGACTGTGACCCTGCTGTGTCAGTCAGGAGACAGGACGGACACCTTCCTTCTGTCCAAGGAGGGGGCAGCCCATCGTCCCCTGCGTCTGCGCTCCCAGGACCAAGACGGGCGGTACCAGGCCGAGTTCTCCTTGAGCCCTGTGACCTCAGCGCACGGGGGCACCTACAGGTGCTACGGCTCACTCAGCACAGACCCCTACCTGCTGTCACAGCCCAGTGAGCCCCTGGCGCTCGTGGTCTCAG CTCTGGCAGCTCAGG ACTACAGGGTGCAGAATCTCACCCGGATGGGCCTTGCAGCCTCGGTCCTGCTGCTCCTCGGTGTCCTGCTCTGCCAGGCTTGGCACGACCACGGAGGAGCCCGAAACATGGCCTGGAGCTAA
- the LOC139177233 gene encoding leukocyte immunoglobulin-like receptor subfamily A member 6 isoform X1 — protein MSGEPASDFLPGTLPKPTIWAEPGSVVPRGSSVTIWCQGSPGAQEFHLDKEGSLILWDRQKPLEPRDKARFSIQHMGQDHAGSYRCYYSTPTGWSERSDPLELVVTGSYSKPSLSALPSPVVTSGGNVTLQCGSRQGFNRFLLTKEGEDESSWTLDGEQRPDGQTQALFPVGPVTPGHGWTFRCYSFYRDTPRVWSAPSDPVELLVSGQSGKPSLLTPQGPVITSGQNLTLQCRSDVSYTRFALSKEGEQDLPQRPAQRSQGRLAQADFPLGPVGTVHGGRYRCYGGHGLSSEWSAPSEPLELLVAGEEPAGRLRDRPSLSVRPGPSVAPGETVTLLCQSGDRTDTFLLSKEGAAHRPLRLRSQDQDGRYQAEFSLSPVTSAHGGTYRCYGSLSTDPYLLSQPSEPLALVVSDYRVQNLTRMGLAASVLLLLGVLLCQAWHDHGGARNMAWS, from the exons ATGTCTGGTGAGCCCGCCTCTGATTTCCTTCCAGGGACCCTCCCCAAACCCACCATCTGGGCTGAGCCAGGCTCTGTGGTCCCCAGGGGTAGCTCCGTGACCATCTGGTGTCAGGGGTCCCCGGGGGCCCAGGAGTTCCATCTGGATAAAGAGGGAAGCCTGATTCTCTGGGACAGACAGAAACCCCTGGAGCCCCGGGACAAGGCCAGGTTCTCCATCCAACACATGGGACAGGACCATGCAGGGAGCTATCGGTGCTACTACAGCACCCCCACTGGCTGGTCAGAGCGCAGTGACCCCCTGGAGCTGGTGGTGACAG GATCCTACAGCAAACCCAGCCTCTCAGCCCTACCGAGCCCTGTGGTGACGTCGGGAGGGAACGTGACCCTCCAGTGTGGCTCCCGTCAGGGATTTAACAGATTCCTTCTGACGAAGGAAGGAGAAGACGAGTCCTCTTGGACCCTGGATGGAGAGCAACGGCCTGACGGGCAGACCCAGGCCCTGTTCCCTGTGGGCCCTGTGACTCCTGGGCACGGGTGGACGTTCAGATGCTACAGCTTTTACAGGGACACCCCCAGGGTGTGGTCAGCCCCCAGCGACCCTGTGGAGCTCCTGGTCTCAG GGCagtctgggaagccctccctcctGACCCCGCAGGGCCCTGTCATCACCTCTGGACAGAACCTGACCCTCCAGTGTCGCTCTGACGTCAGCTACACCAGATTCGCTCTGTCCAAGGAGGGAGAACAGGACCTCCCCCAGCGCCCTGCTCAGAGGTCCCAGGGGAGGCTCGCTCAGGCCGACTTCCCCCTGGGCCCGGTGGGCACCGTCCACGGGGGCCGGTACAGATGCTACGGTGGACACGGCCTCTCCTCCGAGTGGTCGGCCCCCAGCGAGCCCCTGGAGCTGCTGGTGGCAGGAGAAGAGCCAGCAG GACGGCTCAGAGACAGACCCTCCCTCTCGGTGCGGCCGGGCCCCTCGGTGGCCCCGGGGGAGACTGTGACCCTGCTGTGTCAGTCAGGAGACAGGACGGACACCTTCCTTCTGTCCAAGGAGGGGGCAGCCCATCGTCCCCTGCGTCTGCGCTCCCAGGACCAAGACGGGCGGTACCAGGCCGAGTTCTCCTTGAGCCCTGTGACCTCAGCGCACGGGGGCACCTACAGGTGCTACGGCTCACTCAGCACAGACCCCTACCTGCTGTCACAGCCCAGTGAGCCCCTGGCGCTCGTGGTCTCAG ACTACAGGGTGCAGAATCTCACCCGGATGGGCCTTGCAGCCTCGGTCCTGCTGCTCCTCGGTGTCCTGCTCTGCCAGGCTTGGCACGACCACGGAGGAGCCCGAAACATGGCCTGGAGCTAA